atttttcattaaaaaacaatatcaagaaaaataattttgtcgGGAGTTCTCCTTGGTGGTACCGACAGTTATACTTTCTTTGGCTTTACAGTTATCATAGTTATAGCAAATATCATTCgtttctctatctctttcttaatttttatcttCTCTATTATAATTTCAAGCTCTCTATCACTTTATTACGTACTCTCACTTCAGCATTCTCAATTACTACTTTATCTCTTATaagttcatctttttcttttttttccctctttgttagtaaaaataaattgtaatacTTCATGTATTTGTGGGGTTATTTTTAGGTGAcatttatatataagtttttttttttttaaaaaaaattaaattttgtatagtTGTAAGCTTCTTCGTAATCACCCTTAAAGAATTTCTTAGAACCGCCATTGTTCTTACCCCGAAAACATTTTCAATCCCAACGATTTTGTATACAACATTAATTGAAGTTCTTGTGAAGCTTCTTTaatgataaataacacaaattgAGGATGGagttcagcaaaaaaaattattattattattattattattttttttgaggatgGAGGATCATCCGATTGAGGCGGCAGAGCTATTCTTTTTATAGTCTTTGTATTGATCTGTTTTCGTGAATGAGAAAGAAGgttttcacattaaaaaaaaaataataataaggtaaaagttaacggagatttaggaaatatttttagaaaattttgttgagaaaaaaaaaaagataattgacATTTTAGacacatttttatatttcttataaaagtggttttaaaagttttttaaaattgtctATTATCAAATACCCTAATGACAACGGTTAATGGaacccaaataataataataaatgaaaatctAAATAACTAATGATTTTTGCAGTTTATTAGCCACTGGCTTTCCATGCACTGCACTAGTCAAGATTCTagttaattttatgtttttgaataACCAATTAACCATTAACACTAGGCATTGCCTTAACATGTACTGTATTTGTTAATATGTAGTCAATGTGGTTACATGATCTGTATTACtaaatttcagcaaaatttgtaaggtttttttaattgatagattttttttttttttttttggactaagGAGGTAATTTTGTTTGAGTGAGAAATTAATTGATATCACCACGCTTTCtcatctatataataataatatttatctttcttttaatgTTGGCATGTAAGTCTTTAAaagttcatatatataaatatatatatatatatatatatatataaatatatatatatatatatatttatatatattcaagtgATTATTAGAAAATTCAAGTTAACTCTCCTTTAAAGTTCCTTCATTTAACACGAGAGAGGGAGGTAAgtttgtttgaactttgaacgaGAAATTGATAGCAAGTAAGTTTTTAAaagttcatttaaaaaaaatcattctttatatatatatatatatatatatatcatatatatatatttatatttttttcgtGCATTACCCAAATTATTGATGAGTTAGAGTAATAAGCAAAAGGTAACTaatttgatttataaattataaatctcCTTTGCATTAATTGCATACAACATTTGCTTAAAAATATTACTCATTTTTTTACTCATTGCTCTTTTTGACTTCTAACAAACACAtttcttttattctctctctcttcagcCTGTAAACTAACAAGAAAttctatatatacaatttttataCCACAATGTTTTTCCACTATAACAATTCTAATTTCATAGTTTGCAGTTGTTAATTATAAAAATCtttttacttaaataaataatttaaatttaaaatgtaatatttCCTTGCACACTTCCcatttagggtatgtttggatacaacttattttactgaaaacaataaaaaaataattaaaaagttactgttcacaaaatttttattattcacaTGCCTAAATTCATTGTTCATGGATAATGAATAGTGCAAGAAGTGCccagctgaaaaaaaaaaaaaaaaacacagcaaaCGCAAACACTCATTTATCCAAACGCTCacttaagaaaaaagaagcttACTTTGGCTGCtataggaggaaaaaaagagtgaaataaATATATGACTTATCCGCCACATTTATTTCATGTTCACATTTCAAACATAATTTGGGTAGAAGCTTTCATGATTATAGGCATCCATAGAGAGAACTTGTTATCAAACTAAAACAACTTAATGCTAACATTAACCTGACAataattggattttttactttaataaGATTATCATGCAAATGAAATGAGTGCCCATTTTTAAGATTTATGATTTATTAGTCATATTTTGACCAGTATTCAATGTACATGAGCAGTAATGGTAATATCCCTTCACCATTGACATGCCACAATTGTTTctcaagtttatttatttatttatatagttatttattattttttataggaaCATTTGTTTTTCAAGTTTATCACTCATATATAAggttatacattaaaaaaaaaaaaaatccttaataaACCATTGTTcatttttagcctttttttttttttttttttttttttttttgcacaaaaCTAACTAACGTATGAGCAATAATTGATATTACTTATGGGAAAAGTTAAAGGATACTGTAAGGATATTGGTTTaagaactatttttagaaactattgataaaaaaagaaaaaataaaccaacttttttttacagttattttatatttctcataacagtagtattaaaacttttttaaaatagttcattaataaGTATTCTAAGGGCATCATCCATTAACAAAACTCttagttatatattttgttagaaaaatgctaaaatcgTAATAGACTTTactatgaaaatatttatttatttatttttttgatgggatgaaaatatttacttatttgaCAATAAATGTGATCAATGTCACGCCAATAAcaagttttgagaaaaatatatatttttttatcgtAAAACATTAAAACCCATTGCATCACTCATTGGCTCAAAAATCAACAAAGAATGAGATCCCCAATATCCCCATATATAGCAAAAACCATAAACACACCAAatttatgtaagtttttttCACCCCCAACCCttttaaacaacaaaactaACAACCCAAACAACATCAAATCTTCTGGCTATGCTAGCTCATTGCTACACAACCTTCCCCAACCCCCTTTTTGTTACAAACATAAACATCAGTTTTTTACCTTTCTGTCAAATtcaaatccccccccccccccccccccccccccccaaaaaaaaaaaaaaccatcaaatcaaaaaaattcaccACATCCACCAAATCAAGACCCGGTCATCCACAACCCGGTCCGAACCGCCCTCGGTTCAGTTCTTGCttatataatttgttttcaCTGCCTTCCctcaattttcttcttcatctctctctctctcttctctctctcttatctttTCATGTTCACAATTTCTTCGCTtgtaaaaaaaagaaccaaaccccaaaaaaaaaaccccgaAAAATCGCCGAATTGGCTCTCGAAATTTCGGCTCCCATTGCGTTTCGCTATGGTCTCCTAATCtgtaagtctctctctctctccataaaaCGCCGACAATCGCAGCTCAACAACGACGCCGTTTTATCAATTTCATTTCCCattgttcttttaaaaaaaaaaaaatgttttcgaAACCCTAAATTGattaatgtttgtttcaatttCTGTTTGTTTGAGCTAATTGTAGCTCCGATTAATTTGAGAAAAACCACTAATGCTATATATAATGTGTGTTTCGTGAatgattttggtgtttttagGGTTCTTGAGGTTTCGGGACGTGTTAATAAATCCCGTAATTTTGATTTGTGCGAGAAATTTGAGCTAGGGTTTGGTCGGTGTTTGATTTTgggggaaaactgaaaaagttaGATTGGGGAGGGGATTATTGATTGGTTGGTATTTATTGTTAGGGTTTGATTCGAGACGGGGAAGATAGGTGTGGGGTAGAGGATAATGTGTATACTCTGTGTGATTCAGAAGTGGTCTCGCCGGGTTGCCACGATGCTGCCTTGGTTAGTTATTCCACTCATAGGTCTATGGGCTCTATCTCAGCTTTTACCACCTGCATTTCGGTTTGAGATTACGTCGCCGAGGCTTGCCTGTGTGTTTGTATTGTTGGTTACGCTGTTTTGGTATGAGATTTTGATGCCCCAGCTGTCAGCTTGGCGGGTACGAAGGAATGCCCGGTTAAGGGAGAGGAAGAGGTTTGAAGCGATAGAATTGCAGAAGCTGAGGAAAACGGCAACAAGGAGGTGCAGGAACTGCTTGACTCCGTATAGGGATCAGAATCCTGGTGGGGGTCGGTTTATGTGTTCGTATTGTGGGCATATATCGAAGAGGCCGGTTTTGGACTTGCCTGTACCGCCTGGTATGGGAAATAGTGGTATTATTAAGGATTTGGTTGGAAAAGGTGGGAAGATATTGAATGGTAAGGCCTGGTCGGAGAATGGGTGGATGTGTGGTCAGGATTGGTTGGAGAATGGGAATTGGGGTGGTGGGTCTGTTTCGGGAAAGTCTAGTTATTGGATGATGAATGGGAATGGTGTATTTGGAGGTGATGAGAATTGTTTGGCGGAGAAGTCTTACTCTGGAGTTGTTATTTTTGGGTGGAAGCTGCtgacttcttttttctttagcattAGGTGGCTTTGGAGAAAGATTTTTAGGATTAGTTCATCGGAAGATAGTTTGAATGATGCTGAGCATGGTATATTGGCTAAGAAGGGTGAAAATGGGGTTAGCTATAACGAAAGTAAAGGAGAGAAAGCACGCAGAAAAGCTGAAGAAAAGAGACAAGCTAGGTTAGAGAGGGAACTTTTGGAGGAGGAGGAGCGAAAGCAGAGGGAGGAGGTTGCAAGATTGGTGGAGGAACGTAGAAGAATAAGGGATGAGAAAATAGAGGCTGAAAAGGATCATGGCAAAACATCGCCACCTGTCCGGGAGAAAGATAGTAAGAAGGAAGCAGAAAAGAAGCGTCAGGAAAGAAGgaaagacaaagacaaagacaaaggGTCTAGTAAGAGCAATTCTGATGCAGAAGAGCTGGAAAAGAGAGCTGGTAAGGAGAGTGAGCGAAAGCGGGAATTGGACAAGAAGTTTGAGATTGATCGTCGGGAACATCAGAAATCTGGGATGGAAAATGTGAAAGGCCAGAGCATGGAAACTGGACATGGGATGAAAAATATTTCTGCCAACAGTTTTATCCGGGGAAATTCTGGGACTCGGTATCTGGATCGTATGAGGGGTACATTTTTGTCTTCTTCTAAAGCATTCACTGGTGGTAATCTTTTTGGAAAGGGTGCTAATACTCCTGCTACATTTACAAAAGAATATAAGTCTAACAGTTCTGTAGATCATGTTCATACTTTTCCTCATAAAAGAGATTCATTTCCACCTGATCGTGTAGCTGGGAAACTAAGTACAAATGGAGATGATAAGAACATCTGTCGTCCTGTAAGTTGCCTTTTCTGCATTTACTTTAACCTGTCACAGTTTTAACATGTTCTCCAGGTGCCTTAGGATGGGAATATGTACTTATTTTAGATGATAAAgatattttgaagtttttttttttctctatcatgCCATGCTTGTTCTCTGTAGCCCATCATTCTtttgcaagatttttttttatgtacttatTTATGTGATTTCAATAGTATTATGTTTACCTATTTTTATTGAATGACATGTAAGGTTGCTTCTTTGAATTTGGACATGAAATATAACTGCCAGCTTTAGCACTACTTTTAGATATGATACATCTTTCTAATTGGTTAAGTCTTCTTTCTTCATCAAAATTTATCCTCTCCCTTCCCCCTTTaactagagaaagaaagaaaaaaagttagtCTATAGAATTAAGCAGTTAGTTGCAACTTGCAACATTTGAGTTTTCTTGTCAAGCATGATAATCTCAGATGCATTATTTATTAGAAGAAACGCTCTTAAAATGCTGAGTTGCTAACCTGCAGGTGCTCTTAGAACCACAACCTAGGCCAACACTTAAAAAATCATGGCAACAATTATTTACCCGTTCATCATCTGTTGCTCCATCATCAAATCCAAGTGTCATAAGCAGACCAAATACAAAGTTCCAAACAGAAGTTCAAAGCCCACAGTTATCCAGTCAAGCATTATTGGCACGACCATATGATAATCCAATAAACTTTGGGCTGCCATCACCATTTACACTGTCTACTTATCCATATGATTCCACAATCACTAGTTTAGGTTTTCCACGTGCCATTGATCCAACCTTCCCTCGCATTGGAGAAGGGCCTCGTGAATTTATATGCGAAGAGCCGGAGCATTTTGAAGACCCATGTTATGAGCCTGATCCGATAGCCTTGATTGGGCCTGTTTCTGAGTCACTTAATAATTTTCAGAATGATCGGCATTGCTCTGCAACAGACAAGGGATTTGAAAAGCCTCATGGTTTAAAGAATCTATCTGCTTTGTCTGAAGTCAACAAGCCTTCTCCTATTGAGTCCCCAATGTCACGAGAAAAGCATAATAATTCTAATTGGTTTCCAAGTACCCCTAAGGCCCATGATAGGCATAGTTTTGCTGTGGATGATGCTATTCCAAATGAGACAGGAACATGGCAAATGTGGAATTCTTCTCCTCTTGGTCAGGATGGTTTAGGTTTAGTAGGTGGGAATGCAAGCTGGCTTTTACCCCCAGAACGGAACAGATCAAACAAGGAAGATTTTGTGCATCCTTCTTCTCAGAAAAATATGGCTTCACTGTTTACAAATGAGGACCATGTCCTTTCTGGCACTCATTCTccacacaatatttttcttggtaATGGACAGAATGGTGTGCCATTCAGCCCTGTTACTAGTTCGAGTGATAATGAGCCCTGGTTACATTCTGGAGGTTTTTTTCCACCATTGTCAGGAAGTGGAAATCATTTTGCTCCCAAGGCTCAAGAAGAAACCCAGAATGATTTGGTGTATGGCAGTCCTGGCTCTGGAGCTAATAATCCATTTGAGCCGTCTCCTGCCAATTGTTGGTCCAAGTAAGCGCACTACTCTCTTATCctttctccaaattttttttatggctcATGTTGTTGAGATGTTAGGAGATTGATAATTGATTAGAGTCACAAGtctttttgttccctttttGATAATGTGAGCTATGAAGATTGTGATCGTCAGTgacaataataatgatgatttATGCATATCCTTATTGAGTTAACACAGTTTACCATAAAAATCTTCCCTAGAAAAGCGAAGTAGAAGAAAGTGttgtttgcattttttattgGGCATGTTATTCTTTAGATATCATCAGAATTGCCCATCAATTATGTACGAGATCCCCCAAACAGTCTCAGCTACACATAAATGTGGGCACGCACCTGACCCTGGGCTTCTTCCTGACTTCTCCATAAGCTAGGAAGTCAGAACTAATAAAGTCCATTCAAGTGTGTACCCATTCTTTGTGAGTATTAGTGATTTTGTAGAAACCATATTAGCGTGAGCATGAAAATTgacttttgcttcttttttctaaGTGTCCTACTTGGGgcacaacaaaaattcacaacGTACCCAAATTAGCCTACCACCTCATACATgggtcatttaaaaaaaaaaaaaattgcagattGTGATGGGCGCATATGTGAGGTGGAAGGCTAATTCGGGAATGTTGTGAAGTTTTGTCGTGTCCCTAGCTTTAtcgtttttgtaaaaaaaatcttgcCCTGGAATCTTGATTTAGAAGTCATCAACCTTGGTCATTGTTTAATTATGATAAtatttacctttatttttttatcatttaattgaAGAAGGCTCCTAGATTAATATTCTAGTTGTTAGGAATTCTTGACTGTGAACCTAGGAAGTTGTCAAGCACTGCAGTTTCTGTCAAATAAGACGGTTACCTGATTTgataccctctctctctctctctctctctctacacatTGATCtctttttgattaaaaaaattaaacttgttCTAGAAGGATATTAATAGTAAGAGTCGATACATTTAAACTTGTTTTTGATTTCCTACAATCTGTTCATTCTTctctttgatttgtttgtaattGTTTCAAGTACAATTTGTTCTCCATTGTTAACATGATGTACTTTTATTCAATAAACTTtctattacctatcaaaaaaaaaagaatggaggAAATTTTTGGATGAATAAAGCATGAATTAACTGGAAGTCTTTCTTAATCAAAAAATGATTTAGCTGGAAGTGTCTTCTTGTAAGAATTGTTTGTTGATGTGGTTATCTGTGCTAGCTAGTTATTCTTGATTTCTTAGTGTGTTATGACCTTGTTTAACCCAATTTACTAATTATCTGGGAAGGATACTACACTAGCATTTGTCAACTGCGTATTGTGATTGTGACATTGTATAATGTGAATAGACGTGAAAGGTTAAACAGAACAGGAAAAAGCTGGTAATTTAATTTGTTGGGGAACGAAGCCCCTAAATGAATAAATGATGGCTTCAAGCTGTAAAACCTTTAGTCCAAGGTCGTTCAGAATCAGTTAAACACTGGCTTAGCTAATATTGTATTAATATTTCTTGCTCATACTGTGATAACTAGTGGcaaaccaaaatatttttttgaaactaagGCTAGACACCTAGGCCTTCATAGTTTTGCCATTGCCTTTGGAGTGAGACATGCACAGTGAACCTTTTATAATGGAGCAGCCACAGAGAACAGAGAAAGAaactttttgggttttggattttgattcaATCTTTTAAACAAATTCTAGATGTTTGGACGGGGAATTTCTCTTATACTCTgcccatttttttaattaaatcattGCTTAATAATCTGTACTTGGTGCTTCACACATAACAGTTGTGGGAATTGGCTAGGATCATTTTTGgccttctttgattt
The DNA window shown above is from Quercus lobata isolate SW786 chromosome 7, ValleyOak3.0 Primary Assembly, whole genome shotgun sequence and carries:
- the LOC115952752 gene encoding uncharacterized protein LOC115952752, with amino-acid sequence MCILCVIQKWSRRVATMLPWLVIPLIGLWALSQLLPPAFRFEITSPRLACVFVLLVTLFWYEILMPQLSAWRVRRNARLRERKRFEAIELQKLRKTATRRCRNCLTPYRDQNPGGGRFMCSYCGHISKRPVLDLPVPPGMGNSGIIKDLVGKGGKILNGKAWSENGWMCGQDWLENGNWGGGSVSGKSSYWMMNGNGVFGGDENCLAEKSYSGVVIFGWKLLTSFFFSIRWLWRKIFRISSSEDSLNDAEHGILAKKGENGVSYNESKGEKARRKAEEKRQARLERELLEEEERKQREEVARLVEERRRIRDEKIEAEKDHGKTSPPVREKDSKKEAEKKRQERRKDKDKDKGSSKSNSDAEELEKRAGKESERKRELDKKFEIDRREHQKSGMENVKGQSMETGHGMKNISANSFIRGNSGTRYLDRMRGTFLSSSKAFTGGNLFGKGANTPATFTKEYKSNSSVDHVHTFPHKRDSFPPDRVAGKLSTNGDDKNICRPVLLEPQPRPTLKKSWQQLFTRSSSVAPSSNPSVISRPNTKFQTEVQSPQLSSQALLARPYDNPINFGLPSPFTLSTYPYDSTITSLGFPRAIDPTFPRIGEGPREFICEEPEHFEDPCYEPDPIALIGPVSESLNNFQNDRHCSATDKGFEKPHGLKNLSALSEVNKPSPIESPMSREKHNNSNWFPSTPKAHDRHSFAVDDAIPNETGTWQMWNSSPLGQDGLGLVGGNASWLLPPERNRSNKEDFVHPSSQKNMASLFTNEDHVLSGTHSPHNIFLGNGQNGVPFSPVTSSSDNEPWLHSGGFFPPLSGSGNHFAPKAQEETQNDLVYGSPGSGANNPFEPSPANCWSKKEWAVQGSGEGVGTATVTRPHIGGLFPNKDVQSLW